A stretch of the Nitrospinota bacterium genome encodes the following:
- a CDS encoding TAXI family TRAP transporter solute-binding subunit, translating into EHFVIVKDKVKTGTISDIKGLKFSIGRAGSGTERSGLTLMSGVGMGRDDVHGEYLGYFESAKAMKDKRIQGANLCAGPPVAAVTDLFATPGMRVNILEFTDDQLNAINEKTSYPGFRYIIPANTYPGQKKEVKTIAQPNFLGIRADVDETIVYKLTKTIYENLEYLYSIHQSTKHMKLDSAISGLPAPLHPGALKYYKEIGMKIPQRLIPPSS; encoded by the coding sequence TTGAGCACTTCGTAATCGTCAAGGACAAGGTCAAGACAGGTACCATCTCAGATATCAAGGGCCTAAAGTTCTCCATTGGTAGGGCTGGCAGTGGTACAGAAAGATCCGGACTCACTCTTATGAGCGGAGTTGGCATGGGCAGAGATGATGTTCATGGAGAGTATCTGGGATACTTTGAGTCAGCTAAGGCTATGAAAGACAAGAGGATACAGGGGGCTAACTTATGTGCTGGACCCCCAGTTGCTGCTGTTACTGATCTTTTTGCTACCCCCGGAATGAGGGTAAATATTCTGGAGTTTACAGACGATCAGCTCAATGCAATTAATGAGAAGACATCATATCCAGGTTTCAGATACATTATTCCGGCCAATACCTACCCGGGGCAGAAAAAAGAGGTCAAGACCATTGCTCAACCAAATTTTTTAGGTATCAGGGCAGATGTAGATGAAACAATCGTATATAAGTTGACAAAGACGATATATGAAAATCTTGAGTACCTCTATAGCATTCATCAGTCAACCAAACATATGAAGCTGGATTCAGCGATAAGTGGATTGCCTGCTCCCCTTCATCCAGGCGCGCTGAAGTACTACAAAGAGATTGGAATGAAGAT